A window of Oikeobacillus pervagus contains these coding sequences:
- a CDS encoding response regulator transcription factor, which yields MFKILLIEDDVTLFQEMRDRLFQWSYEVYGISDFDKVIQQFVKIKPDLVIIDIQLPMFDGFHWCRMIRSHSNVPIIFLSSRDHPTDMVMSMQLGADDFVQKPFHFDVLIAKIQAILRRVYNYNTEQITLKTWCGATVDYENNTVSNELGVIELTKNEIFILKKLIEQKDKIVSREKLIKSLWDDERFVSDNTLTVNVNRLRKKLEEIGLGRYIETKVGQGYMAVEEDY from the coding sequence TTGTTTAAGATTTTGTTGATTGAAGATGATGTGACGTTGTTTCAGGAGATGAGGGATCGGTTATTTCAATGGTCTTATGAGGTGTATGGAATTTCAGATTTTGATAAAGTGATTCAACAGTTTGTGAAGATTAAACCTGATTTAGTCATTATTGATATTCAGTTACCTATGTTTGATGGATTCCATTGGTGTCGTATGATTCGATCTCATTCGAATGTACCCATCATTTTCTTATCATCGCGCGATCACCCTACCGATATGGTGATGTCGATGCAACTGGGAGCAGATGATTTTGTTCAAAAACCTTTCCATTTTGATGTGCTTATTGCAAAAATTCAAGCCATTCTTCGTCGCGTCTATAATTATAATACAGAGCAAATTACACTGAAAACATGGTGTGGTGCTACAGTAGATTATGAGAATAATACAGTTTCCAATGAATTAGGTGTCATTGAACTAACGAAAAATGAAATATTTATCTTAAAAAAACTCATTGAACAGAAAGATAAAATCGTCAGCCGTGAAAAGCTAATCAAAAGTTTATGGGACGATGAGCGCTTTGTAAGTGATAATACGTTAACTGTCAATGTAAATCGCTTACGAAAAAAGCTAGAAGAGATTGGATTAGGTCGGTATATCGAGACAAAAGTGGGCCAGGGTTATATGGCTGTGGAAGAGGACTATTAG